A window of the Rhodoferax sp. GW822-FHT02A01 genome harbors these coding sequences:
- a CDS encoding pyridoxal phosphate-dependent aminotransferase, whose amino-acid sequence MKPIRKSAKLSNVLYDVRGPIVDAARQMEDEGLKIIKLNIGNLAPFGFDAPEEIQQDMIRNLPNSAGYSDSKGIFAARKAVMHYTQQQGIVGVTLDDIYLGNGASELIVMACNALLDDGDELLVPSPDYPLWTAATSLSGGIPVHYQCDEENGWMPDLVDIRAKITSRTKGIVVINPNNPTGVLYSDELLRGIVAIAREFGLVILADEVYDKVLYEGARHTAIGSLSTDVLTLTFNSLSKAYRSCGYRAGWMVISGPKEHASDFIEGLNMLANLKLGSNVPGQYAIQTALGGYQSIQDLVKEGGRLRRQRDLAYELITAIPGVTCVKPAAALYMFPRLDPKIYPIEDDRQFFMEVLRATRVMLVQGTGFNWPTPDHFRIVFLPHEDDLREAIGRLARFLETYRKRMGTDGLVTKANTAASVA is encoded by the coding sequence TTGAAACCCATTCGAAAATCCGCGAAATTGTCCAATGTGTTGTATGACGTGCGTGGTCCTATTGTGGACGCGGCGCGCCAGATGGAGGACGAGGGGCTGAAGATCATCAAGCTCAACATCGGCAATTTGGCGCCGTTTGGGTTCGACGCACCCGAGGAAATCCAGCAGGACATGATCCGCAACCTGCCCAATTCAGCGGGTTACAGCGACAGCAAAGGCATATTCGCTGCGCGCAAGGCGGTCATGCACTACACCCAGCAGCAGGGCATTGTGGGTGTGACGCTGGACGATATCTATCTGGGAAATGGCGCCAGTGAACTCATTGTCATGGCCTGCAATGCGTTGCTGGATGACGGGGACGAGTTGTTGGTGCCGTCTCCTGACTATCCGCTGTGGACGGCCGCGACCAGCCTCTCCGGCGGCATCCCCGTGCACTACCAGTGCGATGAAGAGAATGGCTGGATGCCCGATCTGGTCGATATCCGCGCCAAGATCACCTCGCGCACCAAGGGCATTGTGGTCATCAATCCCAACAACCCCACGGGCGTGTTGTACAGCGATGAACTGCTGCGTGGCATTGTTGCCATCGCCCGCGAATTCGGCCTGGTGATACTGGCCGATGAGGTATACGACAAGGTACTGTATGAAGGCGCCCGACACACGGCGATTGGCAGCCTGTCCACCGATGTATTGACCCTGACCTTCAATTCACTCTCCAAGGCCTACCGCTCTTGCGGATACCGTGCCGGCTGGATGGTCATTTCTGGCCCCAAGGAGCATGCCAGCGATTTCATTGAAGGGCTGAACATGCTGGCCAACCTGAAGCTGGGCTCCAACGTGCCCGGCCAGTATGCGATTCAGACGGCCTTGGGTGGTTACCAGAGCATCCAGGACCTGGTGAAGGAAGGCGGGCGTCTGCGGCGCCAGCGCGACCTGGCGTATGAGCTGATCACGGCCATCCCGGGGGTCACGTGCGTCAAGCCTGCAGCGGCGCTCTACATGTTTCCGCGTCTGGACCCGAAGATCTACCCCATTGAGGACGATCGCCAGTTCTTCATGGAAGTCCTGCGCGCAACCCGCGTGATGCTGGTGCAGGGCACGGGCTTCAACTGGCCGACGCCCGATCATTTCCGCATCGTGTTCCTGCCGCATGAGGACGATTTGCGTGAGGCTATCGGGCGACTGGCCCGTTTCCTGGAAACCTATCGCAAACGCATGGGGACCGACGGCTTGGTCACCAAGGCCAATACCGCTGCATCTGTCGCCTAA
- a CDS encoding Mth938-like domain-containing protein, producing the protein MKLLPDASNRHSITGYGPGWVSVNGERFTSSLYISPQKGTSIWQCPGFDGLSAEHFDVFADMQPELIVFGSGDRIRFPHPRCLQNLYRLRIGVETMDTQAACRTFNFLAGEGRRVIAALLV; encoded by the coding sequence ATGAAACTTTTACCCGACGCCAGCAACCGCCATAGCATTACCGGCTATGGCCCCGGTTGGGTGAGCGTGAATGGGGAGAGGTTCACCAGCAGCCTGTACATCAGTCCGCAGAAAGGGACTTCCATTTGGCAGTGCCCAGGTTTTGACGGGTTGTCGGCCGAGCACTTCGATGTGTTTGCCGACATGCAACCTGAACTGATCGTGTTCGGTAGTGGTGACCGTATCCGGTTCCCGCACCCCCGTTGTCTGCAAAATCTCTACAGGTTGCGAATTGGTGTGGAAACCATGGATACCCAGGCGGCCTGCCGGACATTCAACTTTCTGGCCGGCGAAGGAAGAAGGGTAATCGCGGCACTTTTGGTGTGA
- a CDS encoding peroxiredoxin, protein MAIVVNKPLPEFEANATGGVKVTNTSHAGKTLVLYFYPKDNTPGCTTEAMQFRDKYKDFVKAGATVFGVSRDNMKSHDEFKAKLELPFELIADTEEKMCHMFGVVKNKIMYGKKVKGIERSTFLVGADGLLKEEWRGLKVPGHVDEVLKSVKMLNKKAA, encoded by the coding sequence ATGGCGATTGTTGTCAATAAACCCCTTCCCGAATTCGAAGCAAATGCAACTGGTGGCGTCAAGGTGACCAACACCTCCCACGCCGGAAAGACGCTGGTTTTGTACTTTTACCCCAAAGACAATACACCCGGCTGCACCACAGAAGCAATGCAATTCCGCGACAAGTACAAGGACTTTGTGAAAGCCGGCGCCACTGTGTTCGGGGTTTCCCGTGACAACATGAAGTCGCACGACGAATTCAAGGCCAAGCTGGAATTGCCTTTTGAGTTGATCGCCGATACAGAAGAAAAAATGTGCCACATGTTTGGTGTGGTCAAGAACAAGATCATGTATGGCAAGAAAGTCAAAGGCATTGAGCGCAGCACGTTCCTGGTGGGCGCGGATGGCCTGCTGAAAGAAGAATGGCGTGGTCTGAAGGTGCCAGGCCACGTAGACGAAGTGCTTAAGTCGGTCAAGATGCTGAACAAAAAAGCCGCCTGA
- a CDS encoding PhoH family protein, with the protein MPLPPAPSKRADRLPAKAFDASERTSRPQRKAATAAAAEPVGVVIPIIKPVAKESPRFLSPEPAPAEAKAAKTTAGKTTTTTRKTRRTETGPAKLFVLDTNVLLHDPMCLFRFEEHDIYLPMIVLEELDAHKKGMTEVARNARQTSRTLDTLAGAPGADITAGFKLASTGNRDARGKLLFQTQPLDYALPTSLPQGKADNQILGVVEALRKKFTPREVVLVSKDINMRVKARALGLATDDYQNDKTLEDGDLLYSGALALPSDFWATHGQSVESWQQGQHTFYKVDGPSVPSMMINQFVYFESPGEPSLYARVTEIRGTTAVLKTLKDFNHLKNAVWGVTTRNREQNFAMNLLTDPEVDFVTLTGTAGTGKTLMALAAGLTQVLDDRRYTEIIVTRATVSVGEDIGFLPGTEEEKMGPWMGALDDNLEVLGKTDTSAGEWGRAATNELIRSRIKIKSMNFMRGRTFLNKYVIIDEAQNLTPKQMKTLITRAGPGTKIICMGNLAQIDTPYLTEGSSGLTFAVDRFKGWPHGGHITLARGERSRLADFASEVL; encoded by the coding sequence ATGCCCTTGCCCCCCGCCCCTTCCAAACGTGCTGACCGCCTGCCTGCCAAAGCTTTTGATGCCTCAGAGCGCACCAGCCGACCGCAACGCAAAGCCGCTACCGCTGCGGCTGCAGAGCCCGTGGGCGTAGTGATTCCCATCATCAAACCAGTGGCCAAGGAGAGCCCGCGGTTCCTCTCGCCTGAACCTGCACCGGCTGAAGCAAAAGCTGCCAAGACAACTGCCGGAAAAACCACTACGACCACGCGCAAGACAAGGCGCACGGAGACGGGTCCGGCCAAACTGTTTGTGCTGGACACCAACGTCTTGCTGCATGACCCGATGTGCCTGTTCCGCTTTGAAGAACACGACATCTACCTGCCCATGATCGTGCTCGAAGAGCTGGATGCGCACAAAAAGGGGATGACGGAAGTTGCGCGCAACGCCCGTCAGACCAGCCGCACGCTCGACACGCTTGCGGGCGCACCTGGCGCCGACATCACGGCTGGCTTCAAACTGGCCAGCACGGGCAATCGTGATGCCCGTGGCAAGCTGCTGTTTCAGACACAGCCGCTGGACTATGCACTGCCTACCAGCCTGCCACAAGGCAAGGCCGACAACCAGATCCTGGGTGTTGTTGAGGCTCTGCGCAAGAAGTTCACCCCGCGTGAAGTCGTTCTGGTTTCCAAGGACATCAACATGCGCGTCAAGGCACGTGCACTGGGTCTGGCAACTGACGACTACCAGAATGACAAGACGCTGGAAGATGGAGACCTGCTGTACTCTGGCGCGCTGGCACTGCCCAGCGACTTCTGGGCAACGCATGGCCAAAGCGTGGAGAGCTGGCAGCAAGGCCAGCACACCTTCTACAAGGTGGACGGTCCTTCAGTGCCCAGCATGATGATCAACCAGTTTGTGTACTTTGAGTCTCCCGGGGAGCCCAGTCTGTATGCGCGTGTGACCGAAATTCGCGGCACCACGGCCGTGCTGAAGACCTTGAAAGACTTCAACCACCTCAAGAATGCGGTGTGGGGTGTCACCACGCGCAACCGCGAGCAGAACTTCGCGATGAATCTGCTGACGGACCCCGAAGTGGACTTCGTGACACTAACCGGCACTGCCGGCACCGGCAAGACATTGATGGCTCTGGCTGCCGGACTGACACAGGTACTGGATGACCGCCGCTATACCGAAATTATCGTCACCCGTGCCACGGTGAGTGTGGGTGAGGACATCGGCTTTCTGCCCGGCACAGAAGAAGAGAAGATGGGCCCCTGGATGGGCGCGCTAGATGACAACCTGGAAGTGTTGGGCAAGACCGATACCAGCGCCGGCGAATGGGGGCGTGCGGCAACCAATGAACTGATCCGCAGCCGCATCAAGATCAAGAGCATGAACTTCATGCGGGGACGCACCTTCCTGAACAAGTACGTGATCATTGACGAAGCGCAGAACCTGACGCCCAAGCAAATGAAAACGTTGATCACCCGTGCCGGCCCCGGCACCAAGATCATCTGCATGGGCAATCTGGCGCAGATTGATACACCCTATCTGACTGAAGGCTCTTCTGGCTTGACGTTTGCCGTGGACCGTTTCAAGGGTTGGCCGCACGGTGGGCACATCACGCTGGCGCGCGGTGAGCGCTCCCGCCTTGCCGACTTTGCCAGCGAAGTGCTTTAA
- the dnaB gene encoding replicative DNA helicase: MSAVISPFDEYGQDRQVAQLRIPPHSIEGESSVLGGLLLDNTAWDRVGDILSDSDFYRYEHRLIYAAIGVLVNGNKPADVITVFEHLQSQGKAEETGGLAYLNSLAQYVPSASNIRRYAEIVRDRSILRKLVTASDEIATNAFNPQGRAVSQIVDESEQKIFNIGEQGKRNKQGFQAMESLVVNLLDRVQEMADNPNDVTGVRTGFYDFDRMTAGLQPGDLIVLAARPSMGKTALAINIAEHVALNEGLPVAVFSMEMGAAQLAVRIVGSIGRIDQGHLRTGKLTDEEWPRLSEAIERLRTISLHIDESPGLNSSEVRANARRLSRQYGQLGLIVVDYLQLMSGNGGSDSENRATELGEISRGLKMLARELKCPVIALSQLNRSVEQRPDKRPMMSDLRESGAIEQDADIIMFIYRDEYYTKEACKEPGVAEVIIAKQRNGPTGTVKLAFLRHITKFENLAAGGGGDY, encoded by the coding sequence ATGTCAGCCGTCATTTCCCCGTTTGATGAATACGGACAGGACCGTCAAGTAGCACAGCTGCGGATTCCACCGCACTCCATTGAAGGCGAGTCCAGCGTTTTGGGCGGTCTGTTGCTGGATAACACGGCGTGGGATCGCGTGGGCGACATTTTGTCCGACAGTGATTTTTACCGGTATGAGCACCGTCTCATCTACGCCGCGATCGGTGTGCTGGTGAATGGGAACAAGCCGGCAGACGTGATCACCGTTTTCGAGCATCTGCAAAGCCAGGGCAAGGCGGAGGAAACCGGCGGCCTGGCCTACCTGAATTCGTTGGCACAGTACGTACCCAGCGCCAGCAATATCCGCCGCTACGCAGAGATCGTGCGTGACCGCTCCATATTGCGCAAGCTGGTGACAGCCAGCGACGAAATCGCCACCAACGCCTTCAATCCGCAAGGCAGGGCGGTTTCGCAAATCGTGGACGAGTCCGAGCAGAAGATCTTCAACATCGGGGAGCAGGGCAAGCGCAACAAACAGGGATTTCAGGCCATGGAATCCCTGGTGGTCAATTTGCTGGACCGTGTGCAGGAAATGGCCGACAACCCGAATGACGTGACGGGAGTGCGAACCGGCTTCTACGATTTTGACCGCATGACGGCTGGTTTGCAGCCGGGTGATCTGATCGTGCTGGCAGCGCGTCCCTCCATGGGCAAGACGGCATTGGCCATCAATATCGCAGAACACGTGGCACTCAATGAGGGACTACCTGTTGCAGTGTTCTCCATGGAAATGGGTGCAGCGCAGTTGGCGGTTCGTATCGTTGGCTCCATTGGTCGAATCGACCAGGGGCATTTGCGTACCGGCAAGTTGACTGACGAGGAGTGGCCACGTCTTTCCGAGGCCATCGAACGCTTGCGCACCATCTCTCTGCACATTGATGAGAGTCCTGGTCTGAACTCCAGTGAGGTGCGGGCCAATGCGCGGCGTCTTTCGCGCCAATATGGTCAGCTGGGGTTGATCGTGGTGGACTACTTGCAACTGATGAGTGGTAACGGCGGAAGCGACAGTGAAAACCGTGCAACCGAGCTCGGCGAAATATCCCGAGGACTCAAGATGCTGGCGCGCGAGCTCAAGTGCCCGGTCATTGCTTTATCCCAGCTCAATCGCAGTGTGGAGCAGCGCCCGGACAAACGCCCCATGATGAGTGACTTGCGCGAGTCAGGCGCTATCGAGCAGGATGCCGACATCATCATGTTCATTTACCGTGACGAGTACTACACCAAGGAGGCCTGCAAGGAGCCTGGTGTGGCGGAAGTCATCATTGCCAAGCAGCGTAACGGCCCAACCGGCACGGTCAAGCTCGCATTCCTGCGCCACATCACCAAATTCGAGAATCTGGCGGCCGGAGGCGGTGGGGACTACTGA
- the rplI gene encoding 50S ribosomal protein L9, which produces MQIILLDKVVNLGNLGEIVKVKDGYARNFLIPSGRARRATEAAKTEFEARRAELEKAAAAKLAEAQALGEKLAGTAIKLTQKAGVDGRLFGSVTNFDIAEELSKNGYKVAKSHVRMPNGPIKVIGDSTVSVALHTDVVVDITVSVYGETA; this is translated from the coding sequence ATGCAAATCATTCTGCTCGACAAGGTCGTGAACCTCGGTAACCTCGGCGAAATCGTCAAGGTCAAGGACGGCTACGCCCGCAACTTCCTGATTCCTTCTGGCCGTGCTCGTCGCGCTACTGAAGCTGCCAAGACTGAGTTCGAAGCCCGCCGCGCTGAGCTGGAAAAAGCTGCTGCTGCCAAGCTGGCTGAAGCCCAAGCCCTGGGTGAAAAGCTGGCAGGTACCGCCATCAAGCTGACCCAAAAAGCTGGCGTGGATGGACGACTTTTCGGCTCCGTTACCAACTTTGACATCGCTGAGGAGCTGTCCAAGAACGGTTACAAGGTTGCCAAGTCCCACGTGCGTATGCCCAACGGCCCGATCAAGGTCATTGGCGACAGCACCGTGAGCGTGGCTCTGCACACGGACGTGGTGGTAGATATCACCGTTTCTGTGTACGGCGAAACCGCCTAA
- the rpsR gene encoding 30S ribosomal protein S18 gives MPGPKRFNKDKRPKRNTQSLLFKRKRFCRFTVTGVEEIDYKDIDTLRDFIAENGKIIPARLTGTRAIFQRQLNTAIKRARFLALLPYSDQHKI, from the coding sequence ATGCCCGGACCAAAACGTTTCAACAAAGACAAGCGCCCCAAGCGCAACACCCAATCGCTGCTGTTCAAGCGCAAGCGCTTCTGCCGCTTTACCGTGACCGGCGTCGAAGAGATCGACTACAAGGACATCGACACGCTGCGTGATTTCATTGCTGAAAACGGCAAGATCATTCCCGCACGCCTGACCGGCACCCGCGCTATTTTCCAGCGCCAACTGAACACCGCTATCAAGCGCGCGCGTTTCCTCGCGTTGCTGCCTTACAGCGACCAGCACAAGATCTAA
- the priB gene encoding primosomal replication protein N, with the protein MRYTPAGLPALNCRLEHESQVEEAGGIRTVKVAIKAVAFGALAERLAKQAVGSQWQFKGFLANARQGKSVVFHIQDFLQD; encoded by the coding sequence ATGCGTTACACACCGGCAGGACTGCCAGCCCTGAACTGCAGACTCGAACATGAGTCTCAGGTTGAAGAGGCCGGTGGAATCAGAACCGTGAAAGTCGCCATCAAGGCGGTGGCCTTTGGAGCACTGGCAGAACGGCTTGCAAAGCAGGCAGTTGGTAGCCAGTGGCAATTCAAGGGTTTTTTGGCAAATGCGCGACAGGGAAAGTCAGTCGTTTTTCACATTCAAGATTTTTTGCAAGATTAA
- the rpsF gene encoding 30S ribosomal protein S6 has protein sequence MRHYEIILMIHPDQSEQVPAMLERYKGMITAGGGKVHRVEDWGRRQMVYMINKLAKAHYLCINIEADQAVMSELEHAFKFNDAVLRHLTVLKKKAETGPSSMMKTVEREETRKAQQAEYQA, from the coding sequence ATGCGTCATTATGAAATCATCCTCATGATCCACCCGGATCAGAGCGAACAAGTTCCCGCTATGCTGGAGCGTTACAAGGGCATGATCACCGCTGGCGGTGGCAAGGTGCACCGTGTTGAAGACTGGGGCCGTCGTCAGATGGTTTACATGATCAACAAGCTGGCCAAGGCCCATTACCTGTGCATCAACATCGAAGCCGATCAGGCTGTGATGTCCGAACTGGAACATGCGTTCAAGTTCAACGATGCCGTGTTGCGTCACCTGACGGTTCTGAAGAAGAAGGCTGAAACCGGTCCTTCCTCCATGATGAAGACCGTGGAGCGCGAAGAAACACGTAAGGCCCAACAAGCCGAGTACCAAGCCTGA
- a CDS encoding VC_2705 family sodium/solute symporter: MAFPRRQWPLHAVLLLVWFASSFGVVFFARDLQQVFAGWPVAFWFAAQGSLLVFIAIVVIFARASNQRDPVDPEFDQIAFRQRTRKYHWRFALVVAGILALLLVLAFAERMGMHKAWIAGIFLSCTLVLYSVIGVYGRTSEASEYYVAGRRIPGLYNGMATAADWMSAASFISLAGGLYLQGFSGYGGQPGGLAYIMGWTGGFCLVSLLVAPYLRRLNLYTVPDYFAKRYGGRWPRMIAAMAAVVVSFTYVVAQIYGVGLITSRITGVHFEIGILLGLGGVLVCSFLGGMRAVTWTQAVQYWVMILAFLIPVSWLAYKQVGNPLAPIAYGQQLQKIATLEQDLVDSPLERQVITEYAKRADQLEKKLQNVEQSLRQERQEIRNKLNAMGSKADDDAANQLRHDLAALPRDASVARERWSNQASDYRERSKPLGGLARHQLPFEGDPDGSAEQQSIFDSSRLNFLALMFCLMVGTAGLPHLLTRYYTTPTVAETRRSVAWSLVFIALLYVSAPALAVLVKYEVMAHLVGQQFDALPAWMAQWSRDPSLLSYSDVNGDGILQFAELKIGPDLVMLASPEISGLPYVVSVLVAAGGLAAALSTADGLLLTIGNALAHDVYFKGDSSKAQAMRRVMWSKFALLVVALIAAYVAAQRPAGILYLVAASFSLAGAAFVPAMVLGIFWRRATRVGAIGGMLTGLAVTIYYMLINQAGVRQHLGLDGSGLWMGIQPVSAGVFGFMAGLLVTVVLSLVSTPEASD, translated from the coding sequence ATGGCGTTTCCACGTCGGCAGTGGCCCTTGCATGCGGTGCTGTTGCTGGTGTGGTTCGCCTCATCCTTCGGGGTGGTCTTCTTTGCCCGCGATCTCCAGCAGGTTTTTGCTGGCTGGCCCGTAGCATTCTGGTTCGCTGCGCAGGGATCCCTACTGGTCTTCATTGCCATCGTGGTGATCTTTGCGCGTGCCAGCAACCAGCGTGACCCAGTTGATCCGGAGTTCGATCAGATCGCCTTTCGTCAGCGTACCCGCAAATACCACTGGCGCTTTGCGCTGGTGGTTGCGGGAATTCTTGCGCTGCTGTTGGTGTTGGCTTTCGCCGAGCGTATGGGCATGCACAAGGCCTGGATTGCCGGCATCTTCCTTTCGTGCACGCTGGTGTTGTATTCCGTCATCGGAGTGTATGGCCGCACCTCGGAGGCCAGTGAATATTACGTTGCGGGTCGGCGCATTCCGGGGCTGTACAACGGGATGGCAACGGCTGCTGATTGGATGAGTGCGGCGTCCTTCATCAGTCTGGCGGGAGGGCTGTATCTGCAGGGCTTTTCCGGTTACGGCGGGCAACCGGGTGGTCTCGCCTACATCATGGGTTGGACCGGAGGTTTCTGTCTGGTGTCGTTGCTTGTGGCGCCGTATCTGCGGCGCTTGAACCTTTACACCGTGCCCGATTACTTTGCAAAACGCTACGGTGGCCGATGGCCGCGCATGATCGCTGCCATGGCCGCAGTGGTTGTGTCCTTTACCTATGTCGTGGCACAGATCTACGGCGTGGGCTTGATCACTTCGCGTATCACGGGCGTGCACTTTGAAATAGGCATTCTGCTGGGCCTGGGAGGCGTTCTGGTGTGCTCCTTCCTCGGAGGCATGCGCGCAGTGACCTGGACGCAGGCTGTTCAGTATTGGGTGATGATCCTGGCGTTTTTGATTCCGGTTTCCTGGCTGGCGTACAAGCAGGTCGGAAATCCTCTTGCTCCGATTGCATACGGGCAACAACTGCAGAAGATCGCCACACTGGAGCAAGATCTGGTGGATTCGCCTTTGGAGCGACAAGTCATTACAGAATATGCCAAGCGAGCGGATCAGCTTGAAAAGAAGCTGCAGAACGTGGAGCAGTCGCTGCGCCAGGAACGGCAGGAAATCCGTAACAAGCTCAATGCCATGGGCAGTAAGGCAGACGACGATGCGGCTAATCAGTTGCGCCATGATCTGGCTGCTCTTCCGAGAGATGCGTCGGTTGCCCGCGAACGCTGGAGCAATCAGGCATCTGACTATCGCGAACGGTCTAAGCCTTTAGGCGGGCTGGCGCGACACCAATTACCGTTTGAAGGTGACCCTGATGGCTCTGCCGAGCAGCAAAGCATCTTTGACAGCTCGCGCCTGAACTTCCTGGCACTGATGTTCTGTCTGATGGTGGGAACGGCTGGTTTGCCCCACTTGCTGACCCGCTACTACACGACGCCGACGGTGGCGGAAACGCGCCGCTCAGTAGCCTGGTCCTTGGTATTTATCGCACTGCTTTACGTCTCCGCGCCAGCGCTGGCGGTATTGGTGAAATACGAGGTTATGGCTCATCTGGTGGGTCAGCAGTTTGACGCGCTACCCGCATGGATGGCCCAATGGTCGCGCGATCCTTCGCTGTTGAGTTATTCCGACGTCAACGGGGACGGCATCCTGCAATTTGCCGAGTTGAAGATCGGCCCTGACCTGGTGATGCTGGCATCGCCGGAAATCAGTGGCTTGCCCTATGTGGTTTCGGTATTGGTGGCCGCTGGTGGCCTTGCGGCTGCCTTGTCTACCGCGGACGGGCTGTTGCTTACCATCGGCAACGCCTTGGCGCACGACGTGTATTTCAAGGGTGACAGTAGCAAGGCGCAGGCTATGCGCAGAGTCATGTGGTCCAAGTTCGCGTTGTTGGTGGTTGCATTGATTGCCGCCTATGTGGCGGCGCAACGTCCGGCCGGCATCCTGTATCTGGTAGCTGCCTCCTTTTCATTGGCCGGCGCTGCATTTGTGCCAGCCATGGTTCTTGGCATCTTCTGGCGCCGTGCAACGCGGGTTGGCGCAATTGGAGGCATGTTGACCGGATTGGCGGTCACCATTTATTACATGCTGATCAATCAGGCGGGTGTGCGTCAACATCTGGGACTGGACGGGAGTGGTTTGTGGATGGGGATTCAACCCGTATCGGCAGGGGTGTTTGGCTTTATGGCCGGTTTGTTGGTCACTGTAGTCTTGAGCCTTGTTTCCACACCCGAAGCCTCGGACTGA